From the genome of Miscanthus floridulus cultivar M001 chromosome 10, ASM1932011v1, whole genome shotgun sequence, one region includes:
- the LOC136487053 gene encoding oligouridylate-binding protein 1-like encodes MHPQQRMKQAAAAQQQQQLMQQALLLQQQQQAQPPLFPGHHHPHPGLLAAPQMEPIVSGNLPPGFDSSTCRSVYVGNINLQVTDAVLQEVFQSIGPVEGCKLIRKEKSSFGFIDYYDRRYATLAILSLNGRPLYGQPIKVNWAYTSTQREDTSGHFNIFVGDLCPEVTDATLFAFFSGYSTCLDARVMWDQKTGRSRGFGFVSFRNQQDAQSAINDLNGKWLGNRQIRCNWATKGANAGEEKQIVDSKVDLTNGTSESGKENLNEDGPESNPQFTTVYVGNLPHEATNNDVHLFFHSLGAGSIEEVRVTRDKGFGFVRYSTHEEAALAIQMGNGQLIGGRQIKCSWGSKPTPPGTASSPLPPPALAPFSTGVSATDFMAYQRLALSKMATNPTLMGQHALKQVAALGMGGGASQSIYDGGFQGINTATATTSAQQQQRQLMYY; translated from the exons ATGCACCCGCAGCAGCGGATGAAGCAGGCCGCCgcggcgcagcagcagcagcagttgaTGCAGCAGGCCCTGctcctgcagcagcagcagcaggcgcagcCGCCCTTGTTCCCCGGGCACCACCACCCGCACCCCGGCCTCCTCGCCGCGCCACAG ATGGAGCCCATAGTTAGTGGAAACCTGCCTCCTGGGTTTGATTCGAGTACATGCCGCAGCGT GTATGTTGGCAATATCAATCTTCAAGTGACGGACGCAGTACTGCAGGAAGTCTTCCAAAGTATTGGTCCAGTAGAAGGGTGCAAGCTCATCAGAAAAGAAAAG TCATCCTTTGGTTTCATTGACTATTATGACCGCAGATATGCTACACTAGCAATTTTATCTCTCAATGGCCGACCACT GTATGGTCAGCCGATAAAAGTTAATTGGGCATATACAAGTACTCAGAGGGAGGATACATCAG GTCATTTTAATATTTTTGTTGGGGATCTTTGCCCAGAAGTCACTGATGCTACTTTGTTTGCATTTTTCTCTGGATACTCTACCTGCTT AGATGCTAGGGTTATGTGGGACCAGAAAACAGGACGATCCAGAGGGTTTGGTTTTGTTTCTTTCAGGAACCAGCAG GATGCTCAAAGTGCGATAAATGACTTGAATG GGAAGTGGCTTGGCAACCGTCAAATTCGTTGCAATTGGGCAACGAAAGGTGCTAATGCTGGTGAAGAGAAACAGATTGTGGACTCCAAGGTTGACCTGACAAATGGCACATCAG AATCTGGAAAAGAGAATCTAAATGAAGATGGTCCTGAAAGTAACCCTCAGTTTACTACTGTCTATGTTGGCAATCTTCCTCATGAG GCTACCAACAATGATGTGCACCTGTTTTTCCATTCACTTGGGGCTGGCTCAATTGAGGAAGTCCGTGTAACTCGTGATAAAGGCTTTGGCTTTGTAAGGTACAGCACCCATGAGGAGGCTGCACTGGCAATTCAGATGGGTAATGGCCAACTTATTGGCGGGAGGCAGATAAAG TGTTCCTGGGGAAGCAAGCCGACTCCACCAGGGACAGCATCCTCGCCTCTGCCTCCTCCAGCTCTAGCACCATTCTCCACTGGAGTGTCGGCGACAGATTTCATGGCCTACCAGCGCCTGGCCCTGAGCAAGATGGCCACGAACCCAACATTAATGGGTCAGCACGCCTTGAAGCAGGTCGCTGCACTGGGGATGGGCGGTGGAGCCAGCCAGTCCATCTATGACGGCGGCTTCCAGGGCATCAATACTGCCACCGCCACAACCTCCGCCCAGCAACAGCAGCGGCAGCTCATGTACTACTAG
- the LOC136489425 gene encoding uncharacterized protein yields MAQPPNPKRRSLPLPDWRSSLLEDLLESIGQRLTSGHDAVFFQSACSPWRAAIPFMTFGALLLLPFDPDSYCVGFYCVSEKKVLSKTLPNMRGKVACGSSCGWLALMDEAASVTLLNPFTGACVRAPRVELPLAGEHVAAASSSKHLSRVHGQWVLHPTNGYGDADAADRAIKLEDMRDVFFREIVLSAPPNVAGHECVAMAILGCSTEPAFCWVGVDSAWTLLDTKLEFSVGSIIHCQNKFLAIDCTGEISVYSSNAVGATPTTMLLPSLSPPMGLYHRSYLESNGELHIVGAMVKATNGDTFLSGA; encoded by the exons atggctcagcctcctaatcccaagagaaggtcgctacctctccctgactggagatcCAGCCTACTAGAGGATCTCCTTgagtccatcgggcagcgtctcACATCAGGCCACGACGCGGTGTTCTTCCAATCCGCTTGCTCTCCATGGCGTGCCGCCATCCCGTTCATGACCTTCGGGGcgctcctgctgctcccgttTGACCCCGACTCGTACTGCGTCGGCTTCTACTGTGTTTcagagaagaaggtcttgtccaagacacTGCCCAACATGCGTGGCAAGGTGGCGTgtggctcctcgtgtgggtggctggcgctcatggacgaggcaGCGTCCGTGACGCTACTGAATCCATTCACCGGTGCCTGTGTCCGtgccccccgcgttgagctcccgcTAGCAGGCGAACACGTCGCGGCGGCATCCTCATCGAAACACTTATCTAGGGTCCATGGCcagtgggtcctccatcccaccaacggctatGGGGACGCGGATGCTGCAGatagagccatcaagctagaagacatgagagatgtgttcttccgtgagatcgtgctctcggcgccgcctAATGTCGCCGGCCACGAGTGTGTGGCCATGGCCAtacttgggtgctccacggagccCGCGTTCTGCTGGGTTGGAGTCGACAGtgcatggacgctgctcgacaccaaactagagttctccgtggggtccatcATTCACTGCCAAaacaagttcttggcgatcgactgcactggagaaatctccgtctACAGCAGCAACGCCGTCGGCGCTACTCCAACCACGAtgctgctgccatcgctgtcgccacctaTGGGGCTCTACCACCGtagctacctggaatcaaacggtgagctgcacattgtgggtgccatg gtcaaggcaaccaatggtgacacttttcttagtggtgcataa